In Garciella nitratireducens DSM 15102, one genomic interval encodes:
- the ligA gene encoding NAD-dependent DNA ligase LigA has protein sequence MDELQKIKNRIEELKEKIEYHNYRYYVLDDPEIEDAQYDQMMQELIALEEQYPEFLTEDSPSQRVGGEALENFVKVKHSVPKLSLTNAFSEEELKEFDQRVTKILQQKVEYVVEYKFDGLTVVLKYKNGKFIQGATRGDGYIGEDVTSNLKTIRSIPIRLKEPVSLEVRGEVLIPKKEFITLNERREKEGKSIFANARNAAAGSIRQLDPKLAASRPLDIYIFNLEFIQDKSFQSHMESMEYLRKIGFKVSNCYLCKNIDEVIAQIHYWSEHRQELPFDIDGIVIKVNDLAQRKILGNTSKSPRWAIAYKFPAKEKKTKLLDIEIQVGRTGVLTPTAILEPVQLAGTTVGRASLHNEDYIKEKDIRIGDMVIIRKAGEIIPEVVRVVKQERTGEEKIFKMPKFCPVCGERTLRIEGESATKCVNATCPAQVERGIIHFASRDAMDIEGLGPAVVRQLLQEKLICDVSDLYYLKEEQLLTLERMGKKSVKNLLNAIEKSKTNGLARLIFALGIPLVGERGGKILAQYFKSIDALSEATKEDLMVIGEIGQKMAENIIAFFENQENQKLIERLKKAGVKTKVEENKKIQDISLEGLTFVLTGSLPSFTRKQVRTFIEERGGKVSSSVSKNTNYVLAGEEAGLKLEKAKKLGIPIIDEEEFKKMINGK, from the coding sequence ATGGATGAATTACAAAAGATTAAAAATAGAATTGAAGAATTAAAAGAAAAAATAGAATATCATAATTATAGATACTATGTTTTAGATGATCCAGAAATTGAAGATGCACAGTATGATCAAATGATGCAAGAGTTAATTGCATTAGAAGAACAATATCCAGAATTCCTCACAGAGGATTCTCCTAGCCAACGAGTAGGAGGAGAAGCTTTAGAGAATTTTGTAAAAGTTAAACATAGTGTACCCAAATTAAGTCTTACCAATGCTTTTAGTGAAGAGGAATTAAAGGAGTTTGATCAAAGGGTAACCAAAATTCTTCAGCAAAAAGTAGAATATGTTGTAGAATACAAATTTGATGGATTAACGGTAGTATTAAAATATAAAAATGGAAAATTTATACAAGGAGCTACTCGGGGAGATGGATATATCGGAGAAGATGTCACTTCTAATCTAAAGACAATTCGTTCCATTCCTATTCGATTAAAAGAACCTGTTTCTTTAGAAGTACGTGGAGAAGTATTGATTCCTAAAAAGGAGTTCATCACCTTGAATGAAAGACGTGAAAAAGAAGGAAAATCTATTTTTGCTAATGCTCGAAATGCAGCAGCAGGATCTATTAGACAATTAGATCCTAAATTAGCTGCTTCTCGTCCTTTAGATATTTATATTTTCAACTTAGAGTTTATTCAAGACAAAAGCTTTCAAAGTCATATGGAAAGCATGGAGTATTTAAGAAAGATAGGGTTTAAAGTAAGTAATTGTTATCTATGTAAAAATATCGATGAAGTGATAGCTCAAATTCATTATTGGAGTGAACACAGGCAGGAGCTTCCCTTTGATATTGATGGAATTGTAATTAAGGTGAACGATCTTGCTCAACGAAAAATTTTAGGAAATACTTCTAAAAGTCCAAGGTGGGCGATTGCTTATAAATTTCCTGCCAAAGAAAAGAAAACTAAGCTTTTAGACATTGAAATACAGGTAGGACGAACTGGAGTATTAACCCCCACTGCTATATTAGAACCTGTACAATTAGCAGGAACTACAGTAGGTAGAGCTTCTTTACATAATGAAGATTATATTAAAGAAAAAGATATTCGAATTGGAGATATGGTAATTATAAGAAAGGCAGGAGAGATTATTCCAGAAGTGGTAAGGGTAGTGAAACAAGAGCGTACTGGAGAGGAAAAGATCTTTAAAATGCCTAAATTCTGTCCTGTTTGTGGAGAAAGGACTCTTAGGATAGAAGGAGAATCTGCTACCAAATGTGTGAATGCAACTTGTCCTGCTCAGGTAGAAAGGGGGATTATTCATTTCGCTTCTCGAGATGCAATGGATATTGAAGGATTAGGACCTGCTGTAGTAAGACAATTACTACAGGAGAAATTAATTTGTGATGTATCCGATCTTTATTATTTAAAAGAAGAACAGCTTCTTACTTTAGAGAGAATGGGAAAAAAATCAGTAAAAAATTTATTAAATGCTATTGAAAAATCTAAAACCAATGGACTTGCTCGTTTGATTTTTGCATTGGGAATTCCATTAGTAGGAGAAAGAGGAGGAAAAATTTTAGCACAATATTTTAAAAGTATAGATGCACTATCTGAAGCAACCAAAGAAGATTTAATGGTGATTGGGGAAATTGGACAGAAAATGGCAGAAAATATTATAGCTTTTTTTGAAAATCAGGAAAATCAAAAGTTAATAGAAAGATTAAAAAAAGCAGGAGTTAAGACTAAAGTCGAAGAGAATAAAAAAATACAAGATATTTCTTTAGAGGGATTGACTTTTGTTCTCACAGGAAGTTTACCAAGTTTTACTAGAAAACAAGTCCGTACTTTTATTGAAGAAAGAGGAGGAAAAGTAAGCTCTAGTGTAAGTAAAAATACTAATTATGTATTGGCAGGAGAAGAAGCGGGTTTGAAATTAGAAAAAGCTAAAAAATTAGGGATACCAATCATTGATGAAGAAGAATTTAAAAAGATGATAAATGGAAAATAA
- a CDS encoding GGDEF domain-containing protein produces the protein MKKYLTLEELLKKIDLITKLYHVVRIVDPVHKEAFFYENRQFTQQDLPCYSFWEKNKICENCISIQALEEEEVYAKVELKKEEAYLILSVPLQLKDRKVILELMQNVTKERVLFDSIDHFKEELYLLLKNRNKNIIKNDVTKLFNKRYIYERLPFDILCSNLREESFCLIMVRIDNLKEINKNYGQSCGDKILSNLANVLVKQKLMEDQWVARYSADTFIFVLNNFTQEQSKHWMENLKKDIKKFNFQWDKNCIDMMFSMGVYSTFQVNISMEELLHRVEMSLQRIE, from the coding sequence ATGAAAAAATACTTAACTTTGGAAGAATTATTAAAAAAAATAGATCTTATTACCAAATTATATCATGTGGTTCGCATTGTAGATCCTGTTCATAAGGAAGCATTTTTTTATGAAAATAGACAATTTACTCAACAAGATTTGCCTTGTTATAGTTTTTGGGAAAAGAATAAAATTTGCGAAAATTGTATTTCTATTCAAGCATTAGAAGAAGAGGAAGTTTATGCAAAAGTAGAATTAAAAAAAGAGGAGGCTTATTTAATTTTATCCGTTCCGCTACAATTAAAGGATAGAAAAGTAATTTTAGAGCTTATGCAAAATGTTACTAAGGAGCGAGTTCTTTTTGATTCCATCGATCATTTTAAAGAAGAATTATATTTATTATTAAAAAATCGAAATAAAAATATTATAAAAAATGATGTTACTAAATTGTTTAATAAAAGATATATTTACGAACGTTTACCTTTTGATATTCTTTGTAGTAATTTAAGAGAAGAATCTTTTTGCCTTATAATGGTTCGGATAGATAATTTAAAAGAAATAAATAAAAATTATGGACAATCTTGTGGAGATAAAATTTTATCCAATTTGGCAAATGTTTTAGTGAAGCAGAAATTGATGGAAGATCAATGGGTAGCTAGATATTCTGCAGATACTTTTATTTTTGTTTTAAATAATTTTACACAAGAGCAAAGTAAACACTGGATGGAAAATTTAAAAAAAGATATTAAAAAATTTAATTTTCAATGGGATAAAAATTGTATTGATATGATGTTTAGCATGGGGGTTTATAGTACTTTTCAAGTTAATATTTCTATGGAAGAACTTCTTCATAGAGTTGAAATGTCTTTACAAAGGATTGAATAA
- a CDS encoding glutamine--tRNA ligase/YqeY domain fusion protein, which translates to MKNEKKVPSNFIRNIVLEDLESGKYKEIITRFPPEPNGYLHIGHAKAIIVDFETADEFNGKTNLRFDDTNPIKEDIEYIESIKEDVRWLGYEWDNLFFASDYFEEMYERAKLLIKKGKAYVDDLSAEKIREYRGTLTQSGKESPYRNRSVEENLALFEAMRNGEFKDGEKVLRAKIDMASPNINMRDPILYRIAHATHHRTGDKWCIYPMYDFAHPLEDAIEGVTHSFCTLEFEDHRPLYDWVVRECEMEHRPKQIEFARLNMTNTVMSKRKLKQLVDHEIVDSWDDPRMPTISGLRRRGYTPEAIQNFCKEIGVSKSNSVVDSQMLDHFVREDLKMKAPRTMAILRPLKVIITNYPEGKVEYLEAENNPDNPQMGVRKIPFSREIYIEQEDFMENPPKKYFRLFPGNEVRLKHAYFIKCNEVIKDEKGNVVELHCTYDPETKSGTGFTGRKVKGTIHWVEASHAIPAEMRLYQSLILEDEEQEEKDFLERINPNSLEILQGFVEPNMKNVKPQDKFQFFRHGYFNVDPKYTTEDKLVFNRIVSLKSSFKLKK; encoded by the coding sequence ATGAAAAATGAAAAAAAAGTACCATCAAATTTTATACGAAATATTGTATTAGAAGACTTGGAATCTGGAAAATATAAAGAAATCATTACCCGTTTTCCTCCAGAGCCTAACGGATACTTACATATAGGGCATGCAAAGGCTATTATTGTTGATTTTGAAACGGCTGATGAATTTAATGGAAAGACCAATTTGCGTTTTGATGATACCAATCCTATCAAAGAAGATATAGAGTATATAGAGTCTATTAAAGAGGACGTAAGATGGTTAGGTTATGAGTGGGATAATCTGTTTTTTGCTTCGGATTATTTTGAAGAAATGTATGAGAGAGCTAAATTACTAATTAAAAAGGGAAAAGCCTATGTAGATGATCTTTCTGCAGAGAAAATTAGGGAATATAGAGGAACGTTGACACAATCAGGAAAGGAAAGTCCTTATCGAAATCGTTCCGTAGAAGAAAATTTAGCTTTATTTGAGGCTATGAGAAATGGAGAATTTAAAGATGGAGAAAAGGTTTTGAGGGCAAAAATAGATATGGCATCTCCAAATATAAATATGAGAGATCCTATATTGTATCGAATTGCCCATGCTACTCATCATAGAACAGGAGATAAGTGGTGTATTTATCCTATGTATGATTTTGCTCATCCTTTAGAAGATGCAATAGAAGGAGTAACTCATTCTTTTTGTACTTTAGAATTTGAAGATCATCGTCCTTTATATGATTGGGTAGTAAGAGAATGTGAAATGGAGCATAGACCAAAGCAAATTGAGTTTGCAAGATTGAATATGACCAATACTGTCATGAGCAAACGAAAGTTAAAGCAGTTAGTAGATCATGAGATAGTAGACTCCTGGGATGATCCTAGAATGCCAACTATCTCTGGACTTAGAAGAAGAGGATATACACCAGAGGCTATTCAAAATTTTTGCAAGGAAATTGGGGTATCTAAAAGTAATAGTGTTGTGGATTCACAGATGCTAGATCATTTTGTTCGGGAAGATTTAAAGATGAAGGCACCAAGAACCATGGCAATTTTAAGACCTTTAAAAGTAATAATTACTAATTATCCAGAAGGAAAAGTAGAGTATTTAGAAGCAGAAAATAATCCTGATAATCCCCAAATGGGAGTAAGAAAGATTCCTTTTTCTAGAGAGATTTATATTGAGCAAGAGGATTTTATGGAAAATCCACCCAAAAAGTATTTTAGATTGTTTCCAGGAAATGAGGTTCGCCTAAAACATGCATATTTTATTAAATGTAATGAAGTAATCAAAGATGAAAAAGGAAATGTAGTGGAGTTACATTGTACCTATGATCCAGAAACAAAAAGCGGAACAGGTTTTACTGGAAGAAAAGTAAAGGGGACGATCCATTGGGTAGAAGCTTCTCATGCTATTCCAGCAGAGATGAGATTATATCAATCCTTAATTTTAGAGGATGAGGAACAGGAAGAAAAAGATTTTCTAGAAAGAATTAATCCTAATTCTTTAGAAATATTACAAGGCTTTGTAGAGCCTAATATGAAAAATGTAAAGCCTCAAGATAAATTTCAATTTTTCCGTCATGGATATTTTAATGTGGATCCTAAGTATACAACAGAAGATAAATTGGTATTTAATAGAATTGTATCCTTAAAAAGTTCTTTTAAATTAAAGAAATAG
- the pcrA gene encoding DNA helicase PcrA, translating into MSDLLQGLNPQQAQGVQCTEGPLLILAGAGSGKTRVLTHRIAYIIEQGLAYPSQILAITFTNKAAKEMKERVEKLIGTESASMWVSTFHSMCVRILRRDINKIGYHKNFIIYDTIDQKSLLQECLKELNVNEKQFPLPTVIKVISDAKDKLLTSEDLKNQNEGNYRLEKIATIYQLYQKKLRKNNALDFDDLIFKTIQLFQENSKVLQYYQNKFKYILVDEYQDTNYAQYKLVNLLAQGYKNLCVVGDDDQSIYRFRGADVRNILDFENDFPDAKTIKLEQNYRSSQRILDAANYIIQNNRGRKNKRLWTDKGEGSPISVKKNQNEYQEGDFIAQEIEKCRKEEGRSYGDFAVLYRTNAQSRVLEESFMREGIPYQIFGGQKFYSRMEIKDILAYLTLLENPYDDIALKRIINVPKRGIGKTTLEKIENYAEFKDEGMYSIILDIDEVPGLSKNIKNKVKKFSTMMTTFMAMKEVMGLTQLIQYVLENSGYLEMLNDGKIEKAEIRLENLEEFISAAMEFEENSEDTTLQAFLENISLVADVDNLEEGEGAVVLMTLHNAKGLEFPVVFLAGMEEGMFPHFRSLTDYEEMEEERRLCYVGITRAMQKLYMTYANQRTIYGQTTYYTKSRFLEEIPSDLLIEEEECGVEMEENSLFQGNFGIGKGKNTDVRKSVSQMAVTTSSKETLNNKEIQVGMKVKHKKFGIGTIVERKEQDGDIIVSIAFPGLGIKKLSLSFAPLTIVE; encoded by the coding sequence ATGTCAGATCTTTTACAGGGATTAAATCCTCAACAGGCCCAAGGGGTACAATGTACCGAAGGACCTCTTTTAATTTTAGCTGGTGCAGGTTCAGGAAAAACTCGAGTGTTAACCCATCGAATTGCGTATATTATAGAACAAGGGCTTGCTTATCCTTCTCAAATTTTAGCGATTACCTTTACCAATAAGGCAGCTAAAGAAATGAAAGAAAGAGTAGAAAAACTAATCGGTACAGAAAGTGCTTCTATGTGGGTGAGTACTTTTCACTCTATGTGTGTGAGGATATTGCGTAGAGATATCAATAAAATTGGATATCATAAAAATTTTATTATTTATGACACTATTGATCAAAAGAGTTTGCTACAGGAATGTTTGAAAGAATTGAATGTAAATGAAAAACAATTTCCGCTTCCTACTGTTATCAAAGTAATTTCTGATGCAAAGGACAAGCTTTTGACTTCAGAGGATTTAAAAAATCAAAATGAAGGAAATTATCGTTTGGAAAAAATAGCTACCATTTATCAGCTTTATCAAAAAAAATTGAGAAAAAACAATGCTTTAGATTTTGATGATTTGATCTTTAAAACCATTCAATTATTTCAAGAAAATTCTAAAGTATTGCAGTATTATCAAAACAAATTTAAATATATTTTAGTAGATGAGTATCAAGATACAAACTATGCTCAATATAAGTTGGTAAATTTATTAGCTCAAGGATATAAAAATTTGTGTGTAGTAGGAGATGATGATCAGTCCATCTATCGTTTTAGGGGAGCAGATGTTAGAAATATTTTAGATTTTGAAAATGATTTTCCAGATGCAAAGACTATTAAATTAGAACAAAATTATCGTTCTTCTCAAAGAATTTTAGATGCTGCTAACTATATTATTCAAAACAATAGAGGGAGAAAAAATAAGCGATTATGGACGGATAAAGGAGAAGGAAGTCCTATCTCTGTCAAAAAGAATCAAAATGAATACCAAGAAGGGGATTTTATTGCCCAGGAAATAGAAAAATGTCGAAAAGAAGAAGGGAGGTCTTATGGAGATTTTGCAGTTCTTTATCGTACCAATGCCCAATCTCGTGTATTAGAAGAATCTTTCATGAGGGAAGGAATTCCTTATCAAATATTTGGGGGACAGAAATTTTATTCTCGTATGGAAATTAAAGATATTCTAGCATATCTTACTTTATTAGAAAATCCTTATGATGATATTGCTTTAAAAAGAATTATCAATGTACCTAAGAGGGGAATTGGCAAAACTACTTTAGAAAAAATAGAAAATTATGCAGAATTTAAAGATGAGGGAATGTATAGTATTATTTTAGATATTGATGAAGTACCAGGGCTTTCAAAAAATATAAAAAATAAAGTAAAAAAATTTTCTACTATGATGACTACATTTATGGCAATGAAAGAAGTTATGGGACTTACACAATTAATTCAATATGTTTTGGAGAATTCTGGATATTTAGAAATGTTAAACGATGGGAAAATAGAAAAGGCAGAGATCCGTTTAGAAAATCTAGAAGAATTTATATCTGCAGCGATGGAATTCGAAGAGAATAGTGAAGATACTACTTTACAAGCTTTTTTAGAAAATATTTCTTTGGTAGCAGATGTTGATAATCTAGAGGAAGGAGAAGGGGCTGTAGTATTGATGACCCTTCATAATGCAAAAGGGTTAGAATTTCCAGTGGTATTTTTAGCGGGAATGGAGGAAGGAATGTTTCCTCATTTTCGCTCTCTTACTGATTATGAGGAGATGGAAGAAGAGAGAAGGCTTTGCTATGTAGGAATTACTAGAGCAATGCAAAAACTTTATATGACCTATGCGAATCAAAGAACAATTTATGGACAAACCACTTATTATACAAAATCTAGATTTTTAGAAGAAATTCCTTCAGATTTATTGATTGAAGAGGAAGAATGTGGAGTAGAAATGGAAGAAAATTCATTGTTCCAAGGGAATTTTGGAATAGGAAAAGGAAAAAATACCGATGTGAGAAAAAGTGTTTCTCAAATGGCTGTCACTACTAGCTCTAAAGAAACTCTTAATAACAAAGAGATTCAAGTAGGAATGAAAGTGAAACATAAAAAATTTGGAATAGGAACCATAGTAGAGCGGAAAGAACAAGATGGAGATATCATTGTATCCATTGCTTTTCCTGGTCTTGGAATTAAAAAACTTTCTTTATCTTTTGCTCCGTTGACTATAGTAGAGTAG
- the cysK gene encoding cysteine synthase A, with protein MKIAKSLSDLVGKTPLLELYHYQKEKKIKGHLIAKLEYFNPAGSVKDRIAKTIIEDAEEKGILKPGATIIEATSGNTGIGLASMGTAKGYRVIIVMPETMSIERRRLMKGYGAELILTEGEKGMKGAIDKAEELVKEIPNAFLADQFVNPSNPNAHKKTTGPEIWTDTDGKVDIFVAGIGTGGTITGVGEYLKEKNPNIKVVAVEPAASPILSKGTVGPHKIQGIGAGFIPEVLNTTIYDEIITVGNEDAFASAKELAKYEGLLVGISSGAAIWAATQVALRSENEGKNIIVLLPDTGERYLSTPLFEE; from the coding sequence ATGAAAATTGCAAAAAGTCTATCAGATTTAGTTGGGAAAACTCCTTTATTAGAATTGTATCATTATCAAAAAGAAAAAAAGATAAAGGGACATCTTATTGCAAAGCTAGAATATTTTAATCCTGCAGGAAGTGTGAAAGATAGAATTGCTAAAACTATAATTGAAGATGCCGAAGAAAAAGGAATATTAAAACCTGGTGCTACTATCATTGAAGCCACCAGTGGAAATACAGGAATTGGACTAGCTTCTATGGGAACCGCTAAAGGATATCGAGTTATTATTGTTATGCCTGAAACCATGAGTATCGAACGTAGAAGATTGATGAAAGGATATGGTGCTGAATTAATCCTAACAGAAGGGGAAAAGGGAATGAAAGGAGCCATTGATAAAGCTGAAGAATTGGTAAAAGAAATTCCAAATGCTTTCCTTGCTGATCAATTTGTAAATCCCTCTAATCCCAATGCTCATAAAAAAACAACCGGTCCAGAAATTTGGACAGATACTGATGGTAAAGTAGATATTTTTGTAGCAGGAATAGGCACTGGTGGTACTATCACAGGAGTTGGAGAATATTTAAAAGAAAAGAATCCTAATATAAAAGTCGTTGCTGTAGAACCTGCAGCATCGCCTATTCTATCAAAAGGAACGGTAGGTCCTCATAAAATTCAAGGAATTGGTGCTGGATTTATTCCTGAAGTACTTAATACCACTATTTATGATGAAATTATCACCGTAGGAAATGAAGATGCTTTTGCAAGTGCAAAAGAACTTGCAAAATATGAAGGTCTCTTAGTAGGAATTTCTTCAGGAGCTGCCATTTGGGCTGCTACCCAAGTAGCTTTAAGATCTGAAAATGAAGGAAAAAATATTATAGTACTTCTTCCTGATACTGGAGAAAGATATCTTTCTACTCCATTATTTGAAGAATAA
- a CDS encoding O-acetylhomoserine aminocarboxypropyltransferase/cysteine synthase family protein, whose translation MKSRNWQFETLQLHIGQEKPDPATGSRAVPIYQTTSYVFENFEQAANRFGLSEEGNIYTRLMNPTSDVFEKRIAALEGGVGALATASGAAAITYAILNIAGTGDHIVSSNTIYGGTYNLLENTLEDYGITTTFVNGDNIFEFENAIQENTKAIFMETLGNPNCNIIDMDKVAAIAHKHGIPLIVDNTFATPYLFRPIEHGADIVVHSATKFIGGHGTTMGGVVVDSGKFDWAQNNKFSGLSQPNPSYHGVVFTEAGGQAAYILKMRTILMRDTGATISPFNSFLLLQGLETLSLRVERHVENALKVVEFLSQHPKVEKVNHPALKENPYHELYKKYFPRGAGSIFTFEIKGGAKEAKEFIDKLEIFSLLANVADLKSLVIHPASTTHSQMSEEELLESGIQPNTIRLSIGTEHIDDIIYDLDQAF comes from the coding sequence ATGAAAAGCAGAAATTGGCAATTTGAGACTTTGCAATTACATATTGGACAAGAAAAACCAGATCCTGCTACAGGTTCTCGAGCTGTTCCCATTTACCAAACTACTTCATATGTTTTTGAAAATTTTGAGCAGGCAGCAAATCGATTTGGACTATCAGAAGAAGGAAATATTTATACAAGGTTGATGAATCCAACTTCTGATGTTTTTGAAAAAAGGATTGCTGCTCTAGAAGGAGGGGTAGGCGCTCTTGCTACTGCTTCTGGAGCAGCAGCCATTACCTATGCTATTTTAAACATTGCTGGTACAGGAGACCATATCGTTTCTTCGAATACTATCTATGGAGGAACTTACAATTTATTGGAAAACACCTTAGAAGATTATGGGATCACAACGACTTTTGTAAATGGAGATAATATTTTTGAATTTGAAAATGCTATTCAGGAAAATACTAAGGCTATTTTTATGGAAACTTTAGGAAATCCAAATTGTAATATTATTGATATGGATAAAGTAGCAGCGATTGCTCATAAACATGGAATTCCTTTAATAGTAGATAATACTTTTGCTACTCCTTATTTATTTCGTCCTATTGAACACGGAGCAGATATTGTAGTGCATTCTGCTACTAAATTTATTGGAGGACATGGAACAACAATGGGTGGTGTAGTAGTGGATAGTGGAAAATTTGATTGGGCACAAAATAATAAATTTTCAGGACTGTCTCAACCTAACCCAAGTTATCATGGAGTAGTGTTTACTGAAGCTGGAGGACAGGCAGCCTATATTTTAAAAATGAGGACTATTTTAATGAGAGATACTGGAGCTACTATTAGTCCCTTTAACTCTTTTTTGCTTTTACAAGGACTAGAAACTCTATCCCTTCGGGTAGAACGTCATGTGGAAAATGCATTAAAGGTAGTAGAATTTTTATCTCAACATCCAAAAGTAGAAAAGGTAAATCACCCTGCATTAAAAGAGAATCCTTATCATGAATTATACAAAAAGTATTTTCCTAGAGGAGCAGGTTCTATTTTTACTTTTGAAATCAAAGGAGGGGCAAAAGAAGCTAAGGAATTTATCGATAAGTTAGAAATTTTCTCCTTACTTGCTAATGTAGCAGATCTAAAATCTTTAGTTATTCATCCTGCAAGTACCACCCATTCTCAGATGAGTGAAGAAGAACTTTTAGAATCTGGGATTCAACCTAATACCATTCGTCTATCTATTGGAACAGAACATATTGATGATATTATCTATGATCTAGATCAGGCATTTTAA
- a CDS encoding oxaloacetate decarboxylase subunit alpha — protein MTKVKITETVLRDAHQSLIATRMKTEEMIPILETMDKVGYNAIEMWGGATFDACLRFLKEDPWERLRTIRKHIKNTKLQMLLRGQNLLGYKHYADDVVIEFVKKSIANGIDIIRIFDALNDTRNMRVALETTKKERGHAQAAISYTTSPVHNIEYYVKLAKDMENMGADSICIKDMAGILTPYHAYELIQKIKKIVKIPIELHTHATSGVGSLTYLKGIEAGVDIIDTAISPLAMGSSQPPTESFVVTLQGTEYDTGLDLSLLNQIAEYFKPIRQKYLENGLLNPNVLGVDVNALIYQVPGGMLSNLVSQLKMQNAEDKLEEVLKEVPRVREDLGYPPLVTPMSQMVGTQAVFNVLLGERYKMIPKEIKAYVRGEYGKPTVEISQEIRKKIIGEEEVITYRPADRIPPQLEDFHNQMKEYEEQEEDILSYALFPKVAEEFFKYRQTQKYKIDYSVYDEENKVHPV, from the coding sequence TTGACTAAAGTAAAAATAACGGAAACGGTTTTAAGAGATGCTCATCAATCTTTGATTGCAACTAGGATGAAAACTGAAGAAATGATTCCCATTTTAGAAACAATGGATAAGGTGGGCTATAATGCTATAGAGATGTGGGGAGGAGCTACTTTTGATGCGTGTTTAAGGTTTCTAAAGGAAGACCCTTGGGAAAGACTTCGAACCATTCGAAAGCATATAAAAAATACAAAACTTCAAATGTTGTTAAGAGGTCAAAATCTTTTAGGATATAAACATTATGCGGATGATGTAGTAATTGAATTTGTCAAAAAATCTATTGCAAATGGAATTGATATTATTCGTATATTTGATGCGTTAAATGATACAAGAAATATGAGAGTTGCATTAGAAACTACCAAAAAAGAAAGGGGACATGCACAAGCTGCTATTTCTTATACAACCAGTCCAGTACATAACATAGAATACTATGTAAAATTGGCAAAAGATATGGAGAATATGGGGGCGGATTCTATTTGTATAAAAGATATGGCTGGAATATTAACACCTTATCATGCCTATGAATTGATACAAAAGATAAAAAAGATTGTTAAAATTCCTATAGAATTGCATACTCATGCTACTAGTGGAGTAGGTTCTTTAACTTATTTAAAAGGAATAGAAGCAGGAGTAGATATCATAGATACTGCAATATCTCCACTAGCAATGGGAAGTAGCCAACCTCCAACAGAATCTTTTGTAGTGACGCTACAAGGGACAGAATATGATACAGGATTAGATTTAAGTCTTTTAAATCAGATTGCTGAGTATTTCAAACCTATTAGGCAAAAATATTTAGAAAATGGTCTATTAAATCCAAACGTTTTAGGAGTTGATGTCAACGCTCTGATCTATCAAGTACCAGGAGGGATGCTTTCCAACTTAGTATCTCAACTTAAGATGCAAAATGCAGAAGATAAATTGGAAGAAGTATTAAAAGAAGTACCTCGAGTTCGAGAAGATTTAGGATATCCACCATTGGTGACACCGATGAGTCAAATGGTAGGTACTCAGGCAGTATTTAATGTTCTTTTAGGAGAAAGGTATAAAATGATACCCAAAGAAATCAAAGCTTATGTACGTGGGGAATATGGAAAACCGACCGTAGAAATTTCCCAAGAAATACGTAAAAAGATTATAGGAGAAGAAGAAGTAATTACTTATCGACCAGCAGATCGAATTCCCCCTCAACTAGAAGATTTTCATAATCAAATGAAAGAGTATGAGGAACAAGAGGAAGATATTTTATCTTATGCATTATTTCCAAAAGTAGCCGAAGAATTTTTTAAATATCGTCAAACTCAAAAATATAAGATAGACTATAGCGTTTATGATGAAGAAAATAAAGTACATCCAGTATAA